From Zingiber officinale cultivar Zhangliang chromosome 5B, Zo_v1.1, whole genome shotgun sequence, the proteins below share one genomic window:
- the LOC121984023 gene encoding 7-deoxyloganetin glucosyltransferase-like — protein MERSSTKTHLVCMALPLQGHINSMLNLAKVLHFKGFFITFVNTDYAHRQLLGSLSALDDLPDFRFASISDAPDDSDQLYRQDARNRVLAAQKNCPASFLRLISALNDPSISGVPPVRCVISDSFATFTLNATTELGIPNVFYCTVAVCGFTDLYYSKDLIERGLVPLKSEDDLTNGYLDTLIDWIPGMVTVRLRDLTSFIRTTDRDDASLNFSMDGARASHRATAIIFNTFSELESPLLSACSSMLPAPVFDIGPMCLLSQHIPDDSSTSSIGGLNMRREDSRCMEWLDEKESGSVLYVNFGSLTSLTSEQAVEFGWGLANSGCAFLWVIRPDRGKELLHELVPTTEGVGSCCNWRFLDALRMEFYDGKHMLRGSHDLLAFLCRSAN, from the exons ATGGAGCGCTCCTCCACCAAAACTCATCTCGTCTGCATGGCTCTCCCCTTGCAAGGCCACATCAACTCCATGCTCAACCTGGCCAAAGTCCTCCACTTCAAGGGCTTCTTCATAACCTTCGTCAACACCGACTACGCCCACCGCCAACTTCTCGGATCACTCTCCGCTCTCGACGACCTCCCTGACTTCCGCTTCGCCAGCATCTCCGACGCCCCCGACGATAGCGACCAATTATACAGACAAGACGCTAGAAATCGCGTTCTCGCCGCCCAAAAGAACTGCCCTGCTTCTTTCCTCAGGCTCATATCCGCGCTGAACGATCCGAGCATATCCGGCGTCCCACCCGTTAGATGCGTCATCTCAGATTCCTTCGCCACCTTCACCCTCAACGCCACCACCGAATTGGGGATCCCTAACGTGTTCTACTGCACAGTCGCCGTGTGTGGCTTCACGGACTTGTACTACTCCAAGGACTTGATCGAGAGGGGCCTCGTCCCTTTGAAAA GTGAAGACGATCTTACAAATGGGTACCTGGACACTCTCATTGATTGGATACCAGGAATGGTAACAGTCCGGCTGAGAGATTTGACTAGTTTCATTCGAACCACCGACCGAGACGACGCATCGCTCAACTTTTCCATGGACGGAGCGCGTGCATCTCACCGAGCCACGGCAATCATCTTCAACACTTTTTCTGAATTAGAATCGCCATTGCTCAGCGCGTGTTCATCGATGCTGCCGGCGCCGGTGTTCGATATCGGTCCCATGTGCCTGCTTTCCCAGCACATTCCCGATGATTCATCGACCTCATCGATCGGTGGACTGAACATGCGGAGAGAGGACTCGCGATGCATGGAATGGCTAGACGAAAAGGAGTCAGGGTCCGTGTTGTACGTCAACTTTGGTAGCTTGACAAGCTTGACGAGCGAGCAGGCCGTGGAGTTCGGGTGGGGTTTGGCCAACAGTGGATGCGCGTTTCTTTGGGTCATTAGACCGGACCGAGGGAAGGAGCTTCTTCACGAGCTGGTGCCCACAACGGAGGGTGTTGGCTCATGCTGCAATTGGAGGTTTCTTGACGCACTGCGGATGGAATTCTACGACGGAAAGCATATGCTCAGGGGTTCCCATGATCTGTTGGCCTTTCTTTGCCGATCAGCAAATTAA